The Penaeus chinensis breed Huanghai No. 1 chromosome 39, ASM1920278v2, whole genome shotgun sequence genome has a segment encoding these proteins:
- the LOC125046437 gene encoding glycine-rich cell wall structural protein-like: MVKPPARQWYVSPLIKKYTLALLLVAAMTACVLAGGSGGGYGGGYGGGRGGYGGGYGGGRGGGYGGGYGGGYGGGRGGYGGGYGGGYGGGYGSGRGGGYVQKQVLRVKNHGVMLLLN; this comes from the exons ATGGTGAAGCCTCCGGCTAGACAGTGGTACGTGTCGCCTCTCATCAAG AAATATACTCTCGCACTTCTGTTGGTGGCAGCCATGACGGCCTGTGTCCTGGCGGGAGGCTCTGGAGGCGGTTACGGTGGCGGCTACGGAGGAGGCCGTGGAGGCTATGGTGGTGGTTATGGCGGTGGTCGAGGTGGCGGCTATGGTGGTGGTTATGGCGGCGGTTATGGCGGCGGTCGCGGAGGTTATGGTGGGGGCTACGGAGGCGGCTATGGCGGAGGCTACGGAAGCGGTCGTGGAGGCGGCTATG TTCAGAAGCAAGTCTTACGAGTCAAGAACCATGGAGTCATGCTTCTGCTCAATTAA
- the LOC125046438 gene encoding glycine-rich protein DOT1-like translates to MNVTKLPEAQSGLTSYRKVLHNGKYALSESVCLLPHKYTFTLLLVAAMAACVLAGGSGGGYGGGYGGGRGGYGGGFGGGYGGGSGGGYGGGYGGGRGGYGGGYGGGRGGGYGGGNGGYGGGYGGGYGGGRGGGRGGGYGGGYGGGYGYGK, encoded by the exons ATGAATGTAACCAAATTG CCCGAAGCACAGTCTGGCCTGACTTCATACCGGAAAGTTTTGCACAATGGTAAGTATGCTTTGAGTGAAAGTGTGTGCTTGCTTCctcac AAATACACTTTCACACTTCTGTTGGTGGCAGCCATGGCGGCCTGTGTCCTGGCGGGAGGCTCTGGAGGCGGTTACGGTGGCGGCTACGGAGGAGGCCGTGGAGGCTATGGCGGAGGCTTTGGTGGGGGCTACGGAGGAGGCtctggaggcggttatggtggcggctaCGGCGGCGGTCgtggaggctatggaggcggttatggcgGCGGTCGCGGTGGTGGCTACGGAGGCGGTAatggaggctatggaggcggttatggtggggGCTACGGAGGCGGTCGCGgaggcggccgtggaggaggctatggtggCGGCTACGGCGGTGGCTACGGATACGGGAAATAA
- the LOC125046436 gene encoding glycine-rich cell wall structural protein-like, with product MPYFVLRSLTGSDKGWTQETCSLRNMLTKPRVGTDIAHSLARLQTGKLCTMKYPVALLLVVAMVACVMAGGSGGGYGVYGGGRGGYGGGYGGGYGGGQGGSGGGYGGGYGGGHGGYGGEYTYRATGISVEIVRFVVLRCSAEYRNVEMILTKPEAQSSLTSYRKALHNGKYIALSESVCMFPHKYTVGLLLVAAMAACVLAGGSGGGYGGGYGGGRGGYGGGYGGGRGGGYGGGYGGGYGGGFGGGRGGYGGGYGGGYGGGYGGGRGGYGGGYGGGRGGGYGGGYGGGYGGGFGGGRGGGYGGGYGYGK from the exons ATGCCCTATTTTGTTCTGCGATCTCTGACAGGAAGCGACAAGGGC TGGACACAGGAGACATGTTCGCTCAGGAATATGCTCACTAAGCCGCGGGTTGGCACG GATATTGCG CACAGTCTGGCCAGACTTCAAACCGGAAAGCTTTGCACAATG AAATATCCTGTCGCTCTTCTGTTGGTGGTAGCCATGGTGGCATGTGTCATGGCGGGAGGCTCTGGAGGCGGTTATGGAGTCTATGGAGGAGGCCgtggaggctatggaggcggttatggtggcggctaCGGAGGCGGTCAGGGAGGCtctggaggcggttatggtggcggctacggaggcggtcatggaggctATGgtggcg AATACACGTATCGCGCTACAGGCATTTCCGTTGAAATTGTGCGTTTCGTAGTGCTACGGTGTTCAGCGGAATATAGGAATGTAGAAATGATTCTCACAAAA CCTGAAGCACAGTCTAGCCTGACTTCATACCGGAAAGCTTTGCACAATGGTAAGTATATTGCTTTGAGTGAAAGCGTGTGCATGTTTCCGCAC AAATACACTGTCGGACTTCTGTTGGTGGCAGCCATGGCGGCCTGTGTCCTGGCGGGAGGCTCTGGAGGCGGTTACGGTGGCGGCTACGGAGGAGGCCGTGGAGGCTATGGTGGTGGTTATGGCGGTGGTCGAGGAGGCGGCTATGGTGGCGGTTATGGCGGCGGCTACGGAGGCGGTTTTGGCGGCGGTCGCGGAGGCTATGGTGGGGGCTACGGAGGCGGTTACGGTGGCGGCTACGGAGGCGGTCGTGGAGGTTATGGTGGTGGTTATGGCGGCGGTCGTGGAGGCGGTTATGGGGGAGGTTATGGTGGCGGCTACGGAGGCGGTTTTGGCGGCGGTCGTGGAGGCGGCTACGGCGGTGGCTACGGATACGGGAAATAA
- the LOC125046609 gene encoding glycine-rich cell wall structural protein 1.0-like, with protein sequence MKYIVVLLLVAAMAACVLAGGSGGGYGGGYGGGRGGYSGGYGGGYGGGFGGGYGGGYGGGRGGYGGGYGGGLGGYGGGYGGGNGGYGGGYGGGYGGGRGGGYGGGRGGYGGGYGGGYGGGRGGGYGGGYSSGYGYGK encoded by the exons ATG AAATACATTGTCGTACTTCTGTTGGTGGCAGCCATGGCGGCCTGTGTCCTGGCGGGAGGCtctggaggcggttatggtggggGCTATGGAGGAGGCCGTGGAGGCTATAGCGGAGGCTATGGTGGGGGCTACGGAGGAGGCtttggaggcggttatggtggcggctaCGGCGGCGGTCgtggaggctatggaggcggttatggcgGCGGTCTCGGAGGCTATGGTGGGGGCTACGGAGGCGGTAatggaggctatggaggcggttatggtggggGCTACGGAGGCGGTCGCGGAGGCGGTTATGGCGGGGGTCgcggaggctatggaggcggttatggtggcggctaCGGAGGCGgtcgtggaggaggctatggtggCGGCTACAGCAGTGGCTACGGATACGGGAAATAA